From a region of the Fischerella sp. JS2 genome:
- a CDS encoding shikimate kinase yields the protein MQRLLDERLQGINLYLIGMMGAGKSTIGRMLAYELGYGFVDTDNLLEKAAGRTINQLFAEEGEAAFRQLESEVLAQVCAFTKLVIATGGGIVLRRDNWSYLHHGIIIWLDVPVEILYNRLVEDTTRPLLQDTDPQGKLRSLLEQRQPLYSQADLRITITQEETSEQTITRIIEAIPSILKN from the coding sequence ATGCAGCGATTGTTGGATGAGCGATTACAAGGAATTAACTTGTACTTAATAGGTATGATGGGTGCTGGTAAAAGCACAATAGGGCGAATGCTGGCTTATGAACTCGGATATGGATTTGTAGATACAGATAATCTGCTAGAAAAAGCAGCAGGAAGAACCATCAATCAACTATTTGCTGAAGAAGGAGAAGCAGCATTTCGCCAGTTGGAAAGTGAAGTGTTAGCCCAAGTTTGTGCTTTTACAAAGCTAGTTATTGCCACAGGTGGGGGAATAGTACTACGGCGAGACAACTGGAGTTACCTGCATCACGGTATAATTATTTGGCTAGATGTACCAGTGGAAATACTATATAACCGTCTAGTAGAAGATACCACAAGACCATTGCTGCAAGATACAGATCCTCAAGGAAAACTGCGATCGCTCCTTGAACAAAGACAACCACTTTATAGCCAAGCCGATTTAAGAATTACCATCACACAAGAGGAAACATCAGAACAAACAATCACACGAATCATAGAGGCTATTCCTAGCATTCTCAAGAATTAG
- a CDS encoding serine/threonine-protein kinase: MLEAGEILCNRYQLQEKLGQDASRQTWLAQDLAKQPQEQVVVKLLILSPQMQWDEHKLFEREAQVLKNLNHPRIPKYRDYFVLEHQSGSKFPWFGLVQSYIPGTSLQKLIDKGQRFSESQVEKIAVEVLSILVYLHELNPPVLHRDIKPSNLIWGEDKRVYLVDFGAVQNQAVLEGATFTVVGTYGYVPIEQFAGRAVPASDLYALGATLIHLLTGMSPADLPHRDARILFTDRVNVDLGFVNWIGKITEPNVLERLSTAREALAALKNKNALTPPITSRKPTGSQIQLNKSASELEIKIPRRGGKAFKLFYLVGIMIPFLWQLPQLINFLTRGSSSQTWFFWLFSVAMLIAVVQGTLLPTFGHTDLYFDRQNFEIRWKLFGFCYKRQRRQTVLINKIYQEQVNQGSAPRGVTIEVEGQKFTSSPLSTIERHWLIQEIGEWLGLDRK, encoded by the coding sequence ATGTTAGAAGCAGGAGAAATACTTTGTAATCGTTATCAACTCCAGGAAAAATTAGGTCAGGATGCTAGCCGTCAAACTTGGTTAGCCCAAGATTTGGCGAAACAACCTCAAGAACAAGTCGTCGTCAAGTTGCTAATTCTCAGCCCACAAATGCAGTGGGATGAACACAAACTGTTTGAACGCGAAGCTCAAGTTTTAAAAAATCTCAATCACCCTCGTATCCCCAAGTACCGAGATTACTTTGTTTTGGAACATCAATCTGGCTCTAAATTCCCCTGGTTTGGGCTAGTGCAGAGTTATATTCCTGGAACATCCCTACAGAAACTAATAGATAAAGGTCAACGCTTTTCGGAATCACAGGTAGAAAAAATTGCTGTTGAAGTTCTTAGTATTCTGGTTTATTTACACGAACTCAACCCACCTGTGCTACATCGCGATATCAAACCTAGTAATTTAATCTGGGGTGAAGACAAGCGGGTTTATTTGGTTGACTTTGGCGCGGTACAGAATCAAGCGGTGCTGGAAGGTGCTACTTTTACTGTTGTGGGAACCTATGGCTACGTGCCAATTGAACAGTTTGCTGGTAGGGCTGTTCCTGCTTCGGATTTGTATGCTTTAGGTGCAACTTTAATACATTTACTGACAGGGATGTCTCCTGCCGATTTACCTCATCGAGATGCACGCATTCTCTTTACTGATAGAGTTAACGTTGACCTGGGTTTTGTCAATTGGATTGGTAAAATAACTGAACCAAACGTATTAGAAAGACTTAGTACTGCCCGGGAAGCACTAGCAGCACTTAAGAATAAAAATGCCCTAACCCCACCGATAACTAGCCGCAAGCCCACAGGTAGTCAAATTCAACTCAACAAGTCTGCCAGTGAATTGGAGATTAAAATACCAAGACGCGGTGGTAAAGCTTTTAAGTTATTCTACCTGGTGGGAATCATGATTCCTTTTCTCTGGCAACTGCCACAATTGATTAATTTTTTGACAAGGGGAAGCAGTTCTCAGACATGGTTCTTTTGGCTTTTCTCTGTGGCGATGCTGATTGCGGTGGTGCAAGGAACTCTGTTACCCACTTTTGGACATACTGATCTTTATTTTGATCGCCAAAATTTTGAAATACGTTGGAAGTTATTTGGTTTTTGCTACAAGCGACAACGGCGTCAGACAGTATTAATTAACAAAATATACCAAGAGCAAGTTAACCAAGGTTCCGCCCCCAGAGGAGTCACCATAGAAGTAGAAGGACAGAAATTCACTTCTAGTCCTTTGTCAACTATAGAACGTCATTGGCTAATTCAAGAGATTGGGGAATGGTTGGGACTGGATCGGAAGTAG
- a CDS encoding serine/threonine-protein kinase encodes MLQIQQVLRDRYQLIEKLGENAGRQTWLAWDLSTQEQVIVKLLTFSDQAQWEDIKLFEREAQILKQLNHPRIPKYRHYFAFEDQVLHFALVQEYIPGSSFKELLAKGRVFSEAEVRKIAAEVLKILIYLHSLSPLVLHRDIKPSNLLLGKNSQIYLVDFGAVQDRAAKEGATFTIVGTYGYAPLEQFGGRATPASDLYALGATLIHLLTRIPPADLPQRDSRLQFAHLLKVNPGFVRWLEQLTQPNLDRRFTSAKEALKLLKANQIAISGLVRAKPADSQIQLQKSPEHLQIKIPVLWKKILIDPKNCAATVVLAIWLYFFSGGFGLGSIEGWIWLIASLLLAAWFLLPNFVETNIYFDHYQFEIELKLLGLCLRRQKGKVSEIDKVFSGDTGGYGSQKVPEVTLAVGVSEYSFGKLKPPLSKQECRWMAAEIRHWLGIG; translated from the coding sequence ATGTTGCAAATCCAACAGGTATTACGCGATCGCTATCAGCTTATAGAAAAACTTGGTGAAAATGCTGGTCGTCAAACCTGGTTAGCATGGGATTTGTCCACTCAAGAGCAAGTCATCGTTAAACTGCTCACTTTCAGCGACCAAGCACAGTGGGAAGATATTAAACTTTTTGAGCGAGAAGCCCAGATACTCAAACAACTAAATCATCCACGCATCCCAAAGTATCGTCATTATTTTGCCTTTGAAGACCAAGTACTTCACTTTGCCCTAGTGCAAGAATACATTCCTGGTTCATCATTTAAGGAATTACTTGCAAAAGGCAGGGTGTTCAGCGAAGCAGAAGTACGGAAAATTGCTGCTGAAGTTTTAAAAATTTTGATTTACCTGCACAGTTTAAGTCCGCTGGTATTGCATCGCGACATCAAACCCAGTAATTTGCTATTAGGAAAAAATTCCCAGATTTATTTGGTAGACTTTGGCGCAGTGCAAGACCGCGCCGCTAAAGAAGGGGCAACTTTTACGATAGTGGGAACCTATGGTTATGCCCCATTAGAACAGTTTGGTGGTAGGGCCACTCCGGCGTCTGATCTTTATGCTTTGGGTGCAACCTTAATTCATTTACTAACCCGTATCCCACCAGCAGATTTGCCACAGCGAGATTCTCGCTTGCAGTTTGCCCATTTACTAAAAGTTAATCCTGGGTTTGTTCGCTGGTTAGAACAGTTGACACAACCAAACTTAGACAGACGCTTCACAAGTGCCAAAGAAGCGCTGAAACTTCTTAAAGCAAATCAAATTGCTATCTCTGGATTAGTCCGTGCTAAACCTGCTGATAGTCAAATTCAACTGCAAAAATCTCCTGAACACTTACAAATTAAGATTCCTGTGCTGTGGAAAAAAATATTAATTGATCCGAAGAACTGTGCTGCAACAGTAGTACTAGCAATTTGGTTGTACTTTTTCAGTGGCGGTTTTGGGTTGGGTAGCATAGAAGGTTGGATATGGCTCATAGCTAGTCTTCTGTTGGCAGCTTGGTTTCTATTGCCTAATTTCGTGGAAACAAATATTTACTTTGACCATTACCAGTTTGAAATTGAATTGAAATTACTAGGTCTTTGCTTGCGTAGACAAAAAGGAAAAGTTTCAGAAATTGACAAAGTATTTAGTGGTGATACTGGTGGTTATGGTAGCCAGAAAGTACCAGAAGTAACCTTGGCTGTAGGTGTATCTGAGTATTCCTTTGGAAAATTGAAGCCACCTTTAAGTAAACAAGAGTGTCGCTGGATGGCAGCAGAAATCAGGCATTGGTTAGGAATTGGTTAG
- the argB gene encoding acetylglutamate kinase: MMINDSEYIRQDAATRVHVLSEALPYIQQFTGRTVVVKYGGAAMKDSNLKDKVIRDIVFLSCVGLRPIVVHGGGPEINSWLDKLGIEPQFKNGLRVTDAPTMDVVEMVLVGRVNKEIVSLINQAGGSAVGLCGKDGNLIKARPQGDEGIGFVGEVSNVNIRILETLVNSGYIPVVSSVAADDNGQAYNINADTVAGEIAAALGAEKLILLTDTRGILKDYKEPTSLIPKVDIKEARDLIASGVVSGGMIPKVNCCVRSLAQGVRAAHIIDGRIPHALLLEIFTDGGIGTMIFGSQFIS, encoded by the coding sequence ATTATGATCAATGATTCTGAGTACATTCGACAAGATGCAGCCACTCGCGTACATGTGCTGAGTGAAGCACTGCCTTACATCCAACAATTTACAGGTCGAACTGTAGTTGTCAAATATGGTGGCGCTGCTATGAAAGATAGCAACCTCAAAGATAAAGTCATCCGCGATATTGTATTTTTATCCTGCGTTGGCTTACGACCAATAGTGGTACATGGTGGTGGACCAGAAATTAACAGTTGGCTAGATAAACTAGGAATCGAACCGCAATTTAAGAATGGTCTGCGTGTTACGGATGCCCCCACAATGGATGTGGTGGAAATGGTGTTAGTCGGTCGTGTTAATAAAGAAATTGTCTCTTTGATTAACCAAGCTGGTGGTTCTGCTGTGGGACTATGTGGTAAAGATGGCAACCTGATTAAAGCCCGTCCCCAAGGAGATGAAGGCATCGGTTTTGTTGGGGAAGTAAGTAATGTCAATATTCGGATTTTAGAAACACTGGTAAATAGTGGGTATATTCCCGTAGTCTCCAGTGTTGCTGCCGATGATAACGGACAAGCTTACAATATCAATGCTGACACCGTAGCGGGAGAAATAGCAGCAGCGCTAGGGGCAGAAAAGTTGATTTTGCTAACCGATACACGCGGTATCTTAAAAGATTACAAAGAACCGACTAGCTTGATCCCTAAAGTAGATATTAAAGAAGCCCGTGATCTAATTGCTAGTGGTGTCGTTAGTGGTGGCATGATTCCTAAAGTTAATTGTTGTGTGCGATCGCTTGCCCAAGGAGTCCGCGCCGCACACATTATTGATGGTCGCATCCCCCACGCCCTGCTACTAGAAATCTTCACTGACGGCGGTATTGGCACGATGATTTTTGGTTCTCAGTTTATATCTTGA
- a CDS encoding tetratricopeptide repeat protein, producing the protein MSSESIEIAKNRYQQGRVAFESGLYREAIEQLEKASALLARNTRLSGEVQIWLATAYEAAGRTDDAIALCEQLKRHPHHETSKEARRLQYILKAPRLQRPQEWMTQIPDFSNLADNESKISFSANPNKSFGSKKPPERELVDITQVNTKDNRFIWVALIAIGLTLVSLIWLNV; encoded by the coding sequence GTGAGTTCAGAGAGTATAGAAATTGCCAAAAATCGCTACCAGCAAGGAAGAGTAGCCTTTGAAAGTGGGCTATACCGAGAAGCTATTGAACAACTAGAAAAAGCAAGCGCCTTGTTGGCCCGTAACACTCGCCTGAGTGGTGAAGTACAAATTTGGCTGGCGACAGCTTATGAAGCAGCAGGACGAACAGATGATGCGATCGCCCTATGCGAACAACTCAAACGCCATCCCCATCATGAAACAAGTAAAGAAGCGCGGCGACTGCAATACATTCTCAAAGCACCCAGATTGCAACGTCCCCAAGAATGGATGACTCAAATTCCTGATTTTAGCAATCTTGCTGATAATGAAAGTAAAATTAGTTTCTCTGCTAATCCTAATAAATCTTTTGGATCTAAAAAGCCTCCTGAGCGAGAATTAGTTGATATCACTCAGGTCAATACTAAAGATAATCGCTTTATCTGGGTAGCTTTAATTGCGATTGGTTTAACATTGGTGAGTTTAATTTGGTTGAATGTTTAG
- a CDS encoding DUF3153 domain-containing protein: protein MLIATLLLTGCVDYNVGVRFDNSNSGELVQHIKLGERLTSFSGEPVYEWLNSVERRARQQEGKVRRPSKEEVIVTIPFTNGEELQTKFNQFFHPTVNHKPVTSESESQLPKVESNLLLNQNNFLLLVRNHLIYDLDLRSLALISSDGNVLANAGSILDLDFSLKTPWGAKSIQRTENAPVPQKNNNQLVWHLNPGELNHIEAVFWLPSPLGIGTLLIALFIGAGYYLRYKFMPDPRIQFATKTAVSEG from the coding sequence ATGCTAATAGCAACTTTGCTGCTTACTGGGTGCGTGGATTATAACGTGGGGGTACGTTTTGATAACTCTAATAGCGGTGAGTTAGTGCAGCATATTAAGTTGGGAGAACGTCTTACCAGCTTTAGTGGTGAACCTGTGTATGAATGGTTAAATAGTGTAGAACGTCGCGCTCGCCAACAAGAAGGTAAAGTGCGGCGACCTTCTAAGGAAGAAGTGATTGTAACAATTCCTTTTACTAATGGTGAAGAATTGCAAACAAAATTCAATCAATTTTTTCACCCTACTGTTAATCACAAACCTGTCACTAGTGAATCTGAGTCACAACTGCCAAAAGTAGAGTCAAATTTACTTCTAAATCAGAATAATTTTTTGCTATTGGTGCGGAATCACTTGATTTATGATTTAGATTTGCGATCGCTTGCTTTAATTTCCAGCGACGGTAATGTCTTGGCAAATGCTGGTTCCATTCTCGATTTAGACTTTAGCTTGAAGACTCCTTGGGGAGCAAAAAGTATTCAAAGAACAGAAAACGCTCCCGTACCACAAAAAAATAACAATCAGCTAGTGTGGCACCTCAACCCAGGCGAACTCAACCATATAGAAGCAGTTTTCTGGCTTCCTAGTCCTTTAGGTATTGGTACATTATTAATTGCGTTATTTATTGGGGCAGGGTATTATCTGCGGTATAAATTTATGCCCGATCCTAGAATTCAGTTTGCTACTAAAACAGCAGTTAGCGAAGGGTAG